The Bacillus sp. FJAT-27916 genomic interval ATTTGATGATGAAGGGGAACAACATAATGTGCTTTCAATGTTAAAGACTATCCAGGAAAATGGAGTGAGGGACAGTACGACGATCCTAACATGGACAGTCGATGTGATGAAGGAAGTGACAATGCCGAGTGATTTCAGAGGCTCTGAAAAGTAAAAATGTCATCAAGGGGTTGGTTTTTAGCAAATATCTTATAAAAAATCCGGGTTTTGGTTAAAAAATGAACCTTAGCTTGTCTTTTCTGATTGTTCGTACTTGGATGGCGATGATTTCTGAATGAAATCATCGCCCTTTCTTCATTTAAGGGCGAAAGCCGACAGAGATTCTCATTACCTATCGCTGCATAATTTCAACTCCACATAAAAAGACTGATCCAGAAGCCAATGCCGTCTTCAGGATCAGTCTCATCTATAAAACCTATTTATTGTTTAACATCTATAATTCGGCCTTCCACACCCGGTGCAACGGTTTGGTCTGGGAAGGATTGAATGTAGTCAGAGAAGATCTCCCAGTCAACAAAGCCTGGCTCACTTACACGTCCGTCAGCATAAATGTCCGCAAAGACACTGTAGCCGTCTCCGCCTTTAGCGGTGAAGATATTCGTGGCTGCATAATAGGTTTCTGTGTCAGAGAGGGCGCTGTATTCACCGTTTTGCAGTACTTCGACCGTTTGAACACGCTGCCCAGTTGGCTTGGAGCTGTCATACGTAAAGCGCATGCCTGAAACCTGAAGGAAGCCGCCGCTTGCTGCAGGTGCATCTTTCACGCTGTGCTCAAGTGCTGTTTTCAGCTCAGATCCTCTGATTTCCATAATCGCTAGGGCGTTGCTGAACGGAAGCACAGTCATCACGTCTGCCAATGTGATCGGTCCAGCCTTCAAGGTTGTCCGGACTCCGCCGCCATTTTGCAGGGCAATCACGGTATTCGGGTTGATGGTTTTGGCTTTAGCCAGCATGCCGTCCGCAATCAAGTTTCCGAGATTTGTCTCTCCGGTTCTTGCGGCAGGGTTGCCTCCAATCAGGTCAACGGTTGTGGAGCCAACGACCTGATTTTTCTTTGCGTCAACAATTGGCTTGTACTTAGCTAGAATTTGCGCGGCTACGGGATCATCTGCAAAGATATAGGAGCCATCGGCATTCTTGGCATCAACGCTGATGAGCTCACCTTCATAGGCGATGACCTTTCCTTTTTTATCAAAGCTGACGTCAAGCTCGCCAAGGAATTTAGAATACTCGTTTGCTTGGACGATGACAGTCGGTTCTTTATACTTTTTGACCACAACAGGCTTATCAAGCTGTGTATGAGAGTGGCCGCCGACAATGACGTCGATGCCTTCAACTTGGTTGGCAAGCTCGAGGTCATTATCCCCGCCGCCATCATTATAGCCGATATGAGTGAGGGCGATAATCTTATCAACACCTTGTTTCTTAAGAGCTTTCACGGATGCTTTAGCTGAAGAGATATAGTCATCAAACTTTACGTCCCCAGGGCTTGAAATACTGGCTGTTTCAGCAGTGGTTAAACCGAAGATGCCGACTTTCTCCCCATTGACGTTTTTGATGATGCCGTCATAGATTTTGCCGTTCTTTGGTTTATTGGTGTACGTATTTAGCTCAAGGTTCTTCATAAGTGTATCCGCGCTGAAATCAACGTTTGCACTTACGAATGGGAACTGGGCTTTTTGCACAAAGGGTGCCAGCGCCTCACTTCCAAGGTCAAATTCATGGTTGCCGAATGTCATTGCATCAAATCCGGCGAGATTCATCAATTCAAGATCAGCCAGACCCTTGAATTCATTGAAATATAAGGTACCGGAGAATACATCACCGGCATGAAGCAGTAAATTGTTCGTGTTTCCTTTGCGGTGGTCATAAATCGCGCTGATTTGTCGTGGTGTGTTTTCAATATTGGCATGTGTATCATTCACATGAAGGACACGCAGCTGATAGTCAGGTGCTTTAATGGCTGATTGGAGCATCGTTAGGAATTCGGACAAGCTGACTCTTTGGCTGTAGCCAAATTTTGTTTCAGAGATTCCATCAGCAATATCATATAGAATGACAGCGCCAATCAGGTCTTTATGCTTTGCTGGTACATCGGTGAAATGAATTTCCGTGCTTCCTTTCAAATCGAACGCTTTCGCAATCCAGACGGCGAGTTCTCCGCGTGTCAGCAGATTATTGCTTCCGAATTTCTTGCCGTTCTTTCCTTCAAGGATGCCGGCATAAGCCAGGCTGTTAATAGCCTTCTGGGATGATTTTGGTACATCGGTAAACCCGGCATTCGGTGCTTTTTTCTTATCAAGCTTTAAGGCACGGGCCATCAAGCTTGCTGCATCAGCCCGGGTGATGGAGGTTTGTTTCTTGACGCTTTCCTGTGAAATCCCCAATTCCTGAATAAAGCCAGCTTCACCTTGCCGGTCAGCTGTCTTCGCTCCAGCTGCCGGTACAATCAATGTTCCGGCGAGTGCCGCAATCATTGTGAACGTGGCAATCATACGATAGAACTTTAATCGAAATTTCATATACCGCTCCCCTTTTATTCAATATGACCATTTTCATGGCCTCAATTCCGATTATAAATAGTTTTAGAGAGCTTCGACATTAAGTTTAGGGAAAATAAGGAAATAGACCTACTGAATTTTCTGTATCCGACATAGTATTTCTTATTTCTTAAAAATCTATGTCGTCTAAGCCTCGTTGTTTTTGGGCTAGTATTTCAATCGTACTATGATAATGCGGTTCCCCGTGGGACAGATCTAAGGCATAGGAATAACCCGTTTTAATCGTTTTGTAGGTAAGAAAATATTCTTCTAGTTCTCCTTTCCTAAAATAATGTATGTACATTCCATTTTTGCGGATGAAGAAGGAGTTTTCTCCTAATCGTTCATATTCGCGCACAGCCTTTTGCCTGCTAGGCTCGTCTATATCAAATGCATTCACATAGACGAAGCCATCCTCTGTTAAGCCTCTCTTGACTTGGTCGAGAAGAGGGGCAATCTTTGGTTCAGGTATGAAGTTGAGCACATTTGAGAGGATGATCAGAGAATACTGATTCGGCTTGATGTCAAACGTTGCTACATCCTCGACATGTGCTTCTATATTAAGTTGATATTGTTTTGAAAGAGTTTTACAACGCTCAATGGCCGTTTCTGATAGATCGATCCCTTCAACGGCACATCCTTTTTGGGCAAAAAAGAAGGCATTTCTTCCTTCCCCAATGCCAATATCGAGCACCTTGCCAGCCGCTGGAACGAGCTCAGCATATTGCATTAATGTGCTATTCGGTTTTAATCCCCATAGTAGTTCACTATTTTTGTATTCATTCTCCCAATTATATGGCTTCATCGTAAGCTTCATCTCCTGTTATGAATTCTATAACAACCATTTTAACATTTGTTTCCAATGGAAGGTGCTAGCTTTCTAATATGTTTCTTTTTTACCGGATAAGGGAATGGATTACTATTCGTGGATAATACAACATTTATTCCTAAAATTGATTACATTTGAGAGAGGTATTGCACATGGAAGGAATTTTATATGCACTATTGCCTGCGCTTGCGTGGGGAAGTTTAGTGCTAGTCAGTGAAAAACTGGGCGGCGATCCAAAATCGCAGACGCTAGGGATTACGACGGGTTCACTTCTGTTTGGACTTGTCATGTATTTCATCCAGCAGCCGGATATGAGTATGACAGTCTGGATTGTCGGGATAATCTCAGGTGCGGGCTGGGCGGTCGGACAGCTCAACCAGTTCAACAGTGTGAAAAACATCGGTGTCTCGAAAACAGTGCCTATTTCGACAGGACTTCAGTTACTCGGTACGACCTTCTTCGGGGTAGTTGTTTTTAAGGAATGGTCCGGTACGATGACCATTGTCCTCGGTCTGCTGGCGATCGCTGCCATCATTGCCGGGATTATCATGACAGGTGTTGGACAAGGAAAGGATTCAGAGGAAGGTAATAAGAAAAAAGGTGCCATGTTCCTCGGGATATCCACCGTAGGATTTGTCCTCTATGTCGTGATTGTTCGCTGGTACGATATCGATGGATGGGCGGCTATCCTGCCGCAAGGGGTTGGCATGTTCATTGCCACGCTTCTGCTCTCCATCAAGGATAATCCGTTCAATAAATATATGGTTCGCAATGTACTGACAGGGATTATGTGGGCAATCGGGAATATTGGTCTTTTGCTCGCCAATCCGCTAGTCGGTGTTGCGATTGGCTTCTCTTTTTCCCAAATGGGCATTATCATCTCCACCTTAGGGGGCATTTTCCTCCTTGGTGAGAAGAAATCGAAGAAGCAGCTTACATTTATCATCATCGGGTGTGCGCTCGTCATTGCCGGCGGAGTTATGCTCGGTTTCACGAAAGAATAATGAAGGAGGAATAGACTATGTATGATAGTTTAAAAGGGAAAGTTGTCGTAATCACAGGTGCTGCTACAGGTCTAGGAAAAGGGATGGCAGAACGGTTCGGGAAAGAACAAGCTAAGGTCGTCATTAATTATCATTCAGACAAGCATGATCATAATGCCATTATTGAGACGATCAAATCATACGGCGGTGATGCCGTGGCGGTCCAGGGGGATGTTACAAAGGAAGAGGATGTCAAAAAAATGATTGACTGTGCGGTTGAAACCTTCGGCACACTTGACGTCATGATCAATAACGCGGGAATGGAAAATCAAGTGGAATCCCACGAATTATCATTAGAGGATTGGCAGAAAGTCATCGATATCAATCTGACCGGTGCCTTCCTCGGATCCCGTGAAGCCCTCAAATACATGGTTGAAAATAAAATCAAGGGCTCTATCATTAATATGTCCTCTGTGCATGACCGAATTCCTTGGCCGCAATTCGTCCACTATGCAGCAAGTAAGGGCGGAGTGAAGTTAATGACAGAAACATTGGCAATGGAATATGCCCCTCATGGCATCAGGGTGAACAGCATCTGTCCGGGAGCGATAAAAACGCCGATTAATGCAGAAAAATTCGATGATCCTGAACAAAGGGAGCAGGTAGAGGAGATGATTCCGCTCGGCATGATCGGCCAGCCGGAGCAAATTGCCGCCTGTGCGGCCTGGCTCGCCTCTAATGAAGCAAGTTATGTTACTGGACTGTCTCTTTATGCAGACGGCGGAATGACGTTATATCCAAGCTTCCAAGGCGGAAGAGGATAAAGACGAGGAAGGCAGCACCTAAAATAATGGGGACTGCCTTCCTTTTTTATGCTTTGCAAAATCCTTGTTTTGACAGCCAGCTTGCACATAGCCCTGTCCATTTTGCAGCGTCTGGTTCCTCCTCTGCTAGGCCAAGCCCATGCCGCCCATTTTGAAACACATGAAGCTCATATGGAATCTGGGCTGTGCTCAATTGGTTGGCATACAGGAGACTGTTGATGACCGGAACAGACTGATCGTCAGCCGTATGCCAAAGGAAACTCGGCGGCGTGTCCTTGCTGACATGACGCTCCATGGAAAGAAGTTCGCGTGCTTCATGCTTCGGGTTTTCCCCGAGCAGACAGGTGAGTGAGCCTTCATGAGTATGCTCAAGCATCGTGATTACGGGGTAACAGAGAATAGCGATATCTGGCCTGCAGGATGCTGAATCGATTCTGTCGATTTTCTTATACGCAGGATAATCCGACATATTTGCGGCACAGGCTGCTAGATGGCCGCCTGCAGAAAAGCCAAGAAGCCCAATCTTATCGGGGTCAATTCCCCATTCCTCTGCATGATAACGCACATAACGAATGGCGCGCTGCGCATCAGCAAGCGGCTCTAGATGCTTGGCAGGATTGACTCGGTAATGGAGGACAAACGCCGTAATGCCAAGCGTATTCAGCCACTCAGCCACAGGCTCGCCCTCATGCCAAGCACGCATGCGGTAGCCTCCTCCAGGACAAATGATCACAGCGGAGCGGGCAGGATTTTGCTCTGCCATATAAGGGACAATAATTGGTGCTTCCTCATGTAAATCAATCTTATCTGACCAGATTGGCAGTGGTTGCATGTTGGATTCCCCTTTATAAAGTGGTGTTGAGTTTATTTTATCATGTGTCTCGGCAGGGGGAGAATTGAGGAGAGTCCGTACTTTAAATCATAATAGACGATGTTTTCTATTTGATAGAAAAAAGGAATCATATTTCCTCTTTTTCTGGATCATCATTGGAAATAAGATAACAGAAGAATATGGAGGCTCTTTTTTATCTTTCAAATGGTGAAAGTAAGGATAGCTATAACGATCTACGACTAGTTCCGTGTAAGGAAGCTCTAAAGAATTAAACACGGCTTCCTCTTTAACTACTCCTATGTATAATGGATTTCCTTCCTCATCGGAGCAAAGAACATGATCAAACACTTGATCAATGAACCTCCGTAGTTTAATGAGTCCATCTCTGTTACCTACAATAAGTGATTCTTGGTGATTAGAATACTGAGCTTATACATCTTTCCAAGACATCGTTATCTCCCCTTTAAGTGCTTCTGCAAAATAGAATACTTAGAATGTAGAATAAATTCACTCTTATGATAGCATAAGACTATGCAGCGAATAGATTCAGTCTTTCGCTGCAATTGACTCTTAAACGAAGTATTTCTTATTTGAACGTTGGTAGGTCTGAAGAGATGGTTATTCCAAATGGGAAAACTATTTTATTGAAATGACAGATTAACTGTCAGAGAAAGCCCACCCAATGCCCAGGCAAAGGGATCGAAGGGTGGGCAAAGGGTGGCCATCGTCAGAGAAAGCCCACCCAATGCCCAGGCAAAGGGGGTAAAGGGTGGACAAAGGGTGGTCATCGTCAGAGAAAGCCCACCCAAAGCCCAGGCAAAGGGGGAAAGGGTGGACAAAGGGTGGTCATCGTCAGAGAAAGCCCACCCAATACCCAGGCAAAGGGGGTGAAGGGTGGACAAAGGGTGGCCATCGTCAGAGAAAGCCCACCCAATGCCCAGGCAAAGGGGTCGAAGGGTGGGCAAAGGGTGGCCATCGTCAGAGAAAGCCCACCCAATGCCCAGGCAAAGGGGGTAAAGGGTGGACAAAGGGTGGTCATCGTCAGAGAAAGCCCACCCAATGCCCAGGCAAAGGGGGTAAAGGGTGGACAAAGGGTGGTCATCGTCAGAGAAAGCCCACCCAATACCCAGGCAAAGGGGTCGAAGGGTGGGCAAAGGGTGGCCATCGTCAGAGAAAGCCCACCCAATGCCCAGGCAAAGGGGTCGAAGGGTGGACAAAGGGTGGTCATCATTAGAGTAATATCCACCTGAAAACACATACTATCCATGAGGTGAACACAATGTACAAACTACTGACGCATAATGATTTGGATGGTGTCGGCTGCGGCATCTTAGCGAGGTTGGCTTTCGGGGATGGTGTGAAGATCCGGTACAATTCAATTGGGAGCTTGAACCGGGAGATTGAATCCTTCCTGGAGCATGATTCGGATACTTTTTTATTGATTACGGATATGTCACCGAATGAAGAGAATGAGAAGAAGCTGCAGAAACGGTTTGCGAAACAGGGCAAGATTCAGCTGATTGATCATCATAAAACAGCGG includes:
- a CDS encoding SDR family oxidoreductase, yielding MYDSLKGKVVVITGAATGLGKGMAERFGKEQAKVVINYHSDKHDHNAIIETIKSYGGDAVAVQGDVTKEEDVKKMIDCAVETFGTLDVMINNAGMENQVESHELSLEDWQKVIDINLTGAFLGSREALKYMVENKIKGSIINMSSVHDRIPWPQFVHYAASKGGVKLMTETLAMEYAPHGIRVNSICPGAIKTPINAEKFDDPEQREQVEEMIPLGMIGQPEQIAACAAWLASNEASYVTGLSLYADGGMTLYPSFQGGRG
- a CDS encoding GRP family sugar transporter yields the protein MEGILYALLPALAWGSLVLVSEKLGGDPKSQTLGITTGSLLFGLVMYFIQQPDMSMTVWIVGIISGAGWAVGQLNQFNSVKNIGVSKTVPISTGLQLLGTTFFGVVVFKEWSGTMTIVLGLLAIAAIIAGIIMTGVGQGKDSEEGNKKKGAMFLGISTVGFVLYVVIVRWYDIDGWAAILPQGVGMFIATLLLSIKDNPFNKYMVRNVLTGIMWAIGNIGLLLANPLVGVAIGFSFSQMGIIISTLGGIFLLGEKKSKKQLTFIIIGCALVIAGGVMLGFTKE
- a CDS encoding alpha/beta hydrolase, with product MQPLPIWSDKIDLHEEAPIIVPYMAEQNPARSAVIICPGGGYRMRAWHEGEPVAEWLNTLGITAFVLHYRVNPAKHLEPLADAQRAIRYVRYHAEEWGIDPDKIGLLGFSAGGHLAACAANMSDYPAYKKIDRIDSASCRPDIAILCYPVITMLEHTHEGSLTCLLGENPKHEARELLSMERHVSKDTPPSFLWHTADDQSVPVINSLLYANQLSTAQIPYELHVFQNGRHGLGLAEEEPDAAKWTGLCASWLSKQGFCKA
- a CDS encoding 5'-nucleotidase C-terminal domain-containing protein — encoded protein: MKFRLKFYRMIATFTMIAALAGTLIVPAAGAKTADRQGEAGFIQELGISQESVKKQTSITRADAASLMARALKLDKKKAPNAGFTDVPKSSQKAINSLAYAGILEGKNGKKFGSNNLLTRGELAVWIAKAFDLKGSTEIHFTDVPAKHKDLIGAVILYDIADGISETKFGYSQRVSLSEFLTMLQSAIKAPDYQLRVLHVNDTHANIENTPRQISAIYDHRKGNTNNLLLHAGDVFSGTLYFNEFKGLADLELMNLAGFDAMTFGNHEFDLGSEALAPFVQKAQFPFVSANVDFSADTLMKNLELNTYTNKPKNGKIYDGIIKNVNGEKVGIFGLTTAETASISSPGDVKFDDYISSAKASVKALKKQGVDKIIALTHIGYNDGGGDNDLELANQVEGIDVIVGGHSHTQLDKPVVVKKYKEPTVIVQANEYSKFLGELDVSFDKKGKVIAYEGELISVDAKNADGSYIFADDPVAAQILAKYKPIVDAKKNQVVGSTTVDLIGGNPAARTGETNLGNLIADGMLAKAKTINPNTVIALQNGGGVRTTLKAGPITLADVMTVLPFSNALAIMEIRGSELKTALEHSVKDAPAASGGFLQVSGMRFTYDSSKPTGQRVQTVEVLQNGEYSALSDTETYYAATNIFTAKGGDGYSVFADIYADGRVSEPGFVDWEIFSDYIQSFPDQTVAPGVEGRIIDVKQ
- a CDS encoding class I SAM-dependent methyltransferase, with product MKPYNWENEYKNSELLWGLKPNSTLMQYAELVPAAGKVLDIGIGEGRNAFFFAQKGCAVEGIDLSETAIERCKTLSKQYQLNIEAHVEDVATFDIKPNQYSLIILSNVLNFIPEPKIAPLLDQVKRGLTEDGFVYVNAFDIDEPSRQKAVREYERLGENSFFIRKNGMYIHYFRKGELEEYFLTYKTIKTGYSYALDLSHGEPHYHSTIEILAQKQRGLDDIDF